The following proteins are encoded in a genomic region of Fodinicurvata sediminis DSM 21159:
- a CDS encoding cytochrome c oxidase assembly protein, with protein sequence MKDHDKKRPRSNRRVLALTLAPLLVMGGLVAYSPTLYQMFCDLTGFGGTVQAASEEKTETQEETQTARATEGDGTQSTADGDVPTVRITFDANVDSALPWTFRAEQRDVEVPVGETAKVYYYAENNTDETVVARATFNVTPYKAAPYFFKIECFCFTEEKLGPGESARMPLQLYIDEEMLADTNTEMVRDMTLSYTFYRQEDLSREEAEAARDLKAGSQRVEDRLDQAEEVEYRNDAPRQ encoded by the coding sequence ATGAAGGATCACGACAAGAAGCGGCCCCGCTCCAACCGCCGCGTTCTCGCACTGACTCTGGCACCCCTGCTGGTCATGGGCGGGCTGGTGGCTTATTCGCCTACGCTTTATCAGATGTTCTGCGACCTGACCGGGTTCGGCGGCACAGTCCAGGCCGCGTCCGAGGAGAAGACAGAAACCCAAGAGGAGACCCAGACGGCACGGGCCACCGAGGGTGACGGAACGCAGAGCACGGCGGACGGAGATGTCCCGACGGTCAGGATCACCTTCGATGCCAACGTCGATTCCGCGCTTCCCTGGACTTTCCGGGCCGAGCAGCGTGACGTCGAGGTGCCGGTTGGCGAGACGGCCAAGGTCTATTACTACGCCGAGAACAACACCGACGAGACGGTGGTGGCGCGCGCGACCTTCAACGTGACGCCCTACAAGGCCGCGCCTTATTTCTTCAAGATCGAGTGCTTCTGCTTCACGGAGGAGAAGCTGGGGCCGGGCGAGAGTGCACGCATGCCGCTGCAGCTCTATATCGACGAGGAGATGCTGGCGGATACGAACACGGAAATGGTGCGCGATATGACTCTATCCTACACCTTCTATCGGCAGGAGGATCTCTCGCGTGAAGAGGCGGAAGCCGCGCGTGACCTGAAGGCCGGCTCGCAGCGCGTGGAAGATAGATTGGATCAGGCCGAAGAGGTGGAGTACCGCAATGACGCACCACGACAGTAG
- a CDS encoding copper chaperone PCu(A)C — translation MTHHDSRRALAARNRQEALVSLLSAMSLAGLLAVAAPSVLAHSYKLGELSIGHIWAPPTSEDADGLPVYGPFLNNGEESITLVGASSPLAERVTFRSDEEVAEELTGGLEIAPGKPYAMAPWRPHLWVVGLKESLEEGDSLELTLDFGEAGKKTVEVEIEEGGSH, via the coding sequence ATGACGCACCACGACAGTAGGCGGGCGCTGGCCGCCCGGAACCGGCAGGAGGCGCTCGTGAGCCTGCTGTCCGCGATGAGCCTGGCGGGGTTGCTTGCCGTCGCAGCCCCTTCGGTGCTGGCGCACAGCTACAAGCTCGGCGAGCTCTCCATCGGGCATATCTGGGCGCCGCCGACGAGCGAAGATGCAGACGGCCTGCCGGTTTATGGCCCATTCCTGAACAATGGGGAAGAGAGCATTACCCTGGTGGGTGCCTCCTCCCCCTTGGCCGAAAGAGTCACCTTCCGCAGCGACGAGGAGGTGGCGGAGGAACTGACGGGGGGGCTCGAGATCGCCCCCGGCAAGCCCTATGCCATGGCCCCCTGGCGTCCGCACCTCTGGGTGGTCGGCCTCAAGGAGTCCCTGGAGGAAGGAGACTCCCTGGAGCTGACGCTGGATTTCGGCGAGGCCGGCAAGAAGACGGTCGAAGTCGAGATCGAGGAAGGCGGCAGCCACTGA
- a CDS encoding MBL fold metallo-hydrolase — protein MQQIYSDLWQSLTEHPFAEAPQVTTHAYLLTRPEGNVLFYNSSYLLEDADQIEALGGVACQFLSHRDEITPALADLRAHFGAKLGIHAREAEEVRAVSPLDLVFETRETWLGGIEVIPTPGHSPGSTSFLYTSPHGKTYLFTGDTIFASERGWETYLIRGSNRADLVDSLKLLRELNPDVVISSAAVAPDGVREVTPDQWSRAVDAALEELAALA, from the coding sequence ATGCAGCAGATCTACTCCGACCTCTGGCAGAGCCTGACGGAACACCCCTTCGCGGAGGCCCCTCAGGTCACGACTCACGCCTATCTTCTGACCCGGCCGGAGGGCAACGTTCTTTTCTACAACTCCAGCTACCTTCTGGAGGACGCCGACCAGATCGAGGCTCTGGGCGGCGTCGCCTGCCAGTTCCTCAGCCACCGCGACGAGATCACCCCGGCACTGGCCGACCTTCGCGCGCACTTCGGCGCCAAACTGGGCATTCATGCCCGCGAAGCCGAGGAGGTCCGGGCCGTCAGCCCGCTGGATCTCGTCTTCGAGACACGCGAGACCTGGCTGGGCGGTATCGAGGTGATCCCGACCCCGGGACACAGCCCGGGCAGCACCTCCTTCCTTTACACCTCACCGCACGGCAAAACCTACCTCTTCACAGGCGACACCATCTTCGCCAGCGAACGGGGTTGGGAGACCTACCTGATCCGCGGCAGCAACCGGGCCGACCTGGTGGACAGCCTGAAGCTGTTGCGCGAACTCAATCCCGATGTGGTGATCTCGAGCGCGGCCGTGGCGCCGGATGGCGTGCGGGAGGTGACGCCTGACCAATGGAGCAGGGCTGTGGATGCGGCGCTGGAGGAACTCGCCGCCCTGGCCTGA
- the soxR gene encoding redox-sensitive transcriptional activator SoxR, whose product MKTESQFCGPADLSVGQVAARSGVAVSTLHFYETKGLIASRRSPGNQRRYSRDVLRRIAIIKVAQRIGIPLSEIRAALDRLPNGCVPTATDWAELSAAWKEDLDRRIETLTRLRDHLSDCIGCGCLSIDACRLRNPGDEQGAQGPGPRFLEAN is encoded by the coding sequence ATGAAGACAGAATCACAATTTTGCGGACCGGCCGATCTGTCTGTGGGTCAGGTGGCCGCGCGCAGCGGTGTCGCGGTCTCGACACTGCATTTCTATGAGACGAAGGGCCTGATCGCCAGCCGGCGCAGTCCGGGCAACCAGCGTCGCTACAGCCGCGATGTCCTGCGCCGCATCGCGATTATAAAGGTAGCGCAGCGTATCGGGATTCCGTTGAGCGAGATTCGGGCGGCCCTGGACCGACTGCCCAATGGCTGCGTACCCACGGCGACGGACTGGGCGGAGCTCTCGGCGGCCTGGAAGGAAGACCTGGACCGGCGGATCGAGACGCTCACCCGTTTGCGCGATCACCTGAGCGACTGTATCGGCTGTGGCTGCCTTTCCATCGATGCCTGTCGCCTGCGCAATCCGGGCGACGAACAGGGCGCCCAGGGTCCGGGACCGCGCTTCCTGGAAGCGAACTGA
- a CDS encoding group I truncated hemoglobin, with amino-acid sequence MSTPLYERLGSARGVSVLVDRIVDAHLANPEITPRYQELKEDPERMAQAKEHLRNFLGEGSGGPEKYEGRSMLEIHRGMNISESEYMAVLDDILKSLDAHGVDEETRRDVLAIAYSLKDEIVRV; translated from the coding sequence ATGAGCACACCCCTGTACGAGCGCCTCGGGTCCGCGCGCGGCGTCTCGGTGTTGGTCGACCGGATCGTCGACGCCCATCTGGCCAATCCCGAGATCACGCCGCGATACCAGGAACTGAAGGAAGATCCGGAGCGCATGGCGCAAGCCAAGGAGCACCTCCGCAACTTCCTGGGCGAAGGCAGCGGCGGACCAGAGAAATACGAAGGCCGCAGCATGCTGGAGATCCACCGCGGGATGAATATCAGCGAGAGTGAGTACATGGCCGTGCTCGACGACATCCTGAAGTCGCTGGACGCCCATGGCGTGGACGAGGAAACCCGTCGGGACGTCCTCGCCATCGCCTATTCCCTGAAGGACGAGATCGTCCGCGTCTGA
- a CDS encoding tautomerase family protein, producing the protein MPLVDIQVIEGVFDESQKQDMIRRITDAMVAVEGSAMRDVTWVRVLEVKSGQWAIGGNPLTSQAVRQMAAAEVS; encoded by the coding sequence ATGCCGTTGGTCGACATTCAAGTCATCGAGGGTGTTTTTGACGAAAGTCAGAAACAGGACATGATCAGGCGCATCACCGACGCCATGGTTGCCGTCGAGGGATCTGCCATGCGCGATGTCACCTGGGTGCGCGTGCTGGAGGTGAAGAGTGGCCAGTGGGCCATTGGTGGCAATCCGCTGACCTCCCAGGCCGTCCGCCAGATGGCGGCTGCCGAGGTTTCCTAG
- a CDS encoding PLP-dependent aminotransferase family protein, which translates to MIPIQLDREGPSPLTDQIVEALSERIDRGVLRPGTKLPSIRAFAAEQDISRFTVVEAYDRLVAMGYLQSRRGAGFFTSKNMPRSTPEQGEQEEVYDSQHNEEVVWLIRRLLEAGRGLTLAGGPWLPAEWLDEANLRRVMRGLANNEGDHLIEYGEPLGYRPLRRHIAETLLTEIDIQAEENQVLLTCGASQALDLVSRSLLKPGDTVLVDDPGYYNLFGNLRQQGLRLIGVPRQEDGPDIEALDRLAAQYSPRLYFTQSVLQNPTSTTFTPAKAFRLLQLAERHDFRVVEDDIFSDLHPEPAPRLAALDRLERVIYLRSFSKTLSGSLRVGFIACARDVADQLADSKMVTCITTSLFAEKLVYRLLTEGYYRKFLGRLLDRLTEARHRVGTAFEQNGIETFHGGDRGLFLWGRFPDVPDSLPLAEAAQKEGLMLAPGAVFRPNLQASPWMRFNVAVCEDPQVLERLQRQTAAFRDRTLELEAVR; encoded by the coding sequence ATGATCCCGATCCAGCTCGACCGTGAGGGACCTTCCCCCCTGACCGATCAGATCGTCGAGGCACTCAGTGAGCGTATCGACAGGGGCGTGTTGCGGCCAGGGACGAAGTTGCCCTCGATCCGGGCCTTTGCCGCTGAACAGGATATCAGTCGGTTCACGGTGGTCGAGGCCTATGATCGCCTGGTTGCCATGGGGTATCTGCAGTCCCGGCGCGGCGCGGGTTTCTTCACATCGAAGAACATGCCGCGTTCAACCCCGGAACAGGGTGAGCAGGAAGAGGTCTACGACTCCCAGCACAACGAGGAGGTGGTCTGGCTGATTCGCCGACTGTTGGAGGCCGGCAGGGGCCTGACTCTTGCGGGCGGCCCCTGGCTGCCCGCCGAGTGGCTGGACGAGGCGAACCTGCGACGTGTCATGCGCGGACTGGCCAATAACGAAGGGGACCACCTGATCGAGTACGGCGAGCCTTTGGGCTATCGCCCGCTGCGCCGGCATATTGCGGAGACGCTGTTGACCGAGATCGATATCCAGGCGGAGGAGAACCAGGTGCTGCTGACCTGCGGCGCCAGCCAGGCCCTGGACCTGGTGAGCCGTAGCCTGCTGAAGCCCGGGGACACGGTCCTGGTGGACGATCCCGGCTATTACAATCTCTTCGGAAACCTGCGCCAGCAGGGCCTCCGCCTGATCGGGGTGCCGCGCCAGGAAGACGGTCCCGATATAGAGGCCCTGGACCGCCTGGCGGCGCAGTACAGCCCGCGCCTCTACTTCACGCAGTCGGTGTTGCAGAATCCCACCAGCACGACGTTCACACCCGCCAAGGCCTTCCGCCTGCTGCAACTCGCGGAGCGCCACGATTTCCGTGTGGTCGAGGACGATATCTTCTCGGACCTCCATCCCGAGCCCGCCCCGCGCCTGGCGGCCCTGGATCGGCTGGAGCGCGTGATCTATCTGCGCAGCTTCTCCAAGACCCTGTCCGGCAGCCTGCGCGTCGGCTTCATCGCCTGCGCGCGCGATGTGGCGGACCAGTTGGCGGACAGCAAGATGGTCACCTGCATCACCACTTCGCTCTTTGCCGAAAAGCTGGTCTACCGCCTGTTGACCGAGGGCTATTACCGCAAGTTCCTGGGGCGTCTTCTGGATCGGCTGACCGAAGCACGCCACCGCGTTGGCACGGCCTTCGAGCAGAACGGCATCGAAACCTTTCACGGCGGTGACAGAGGGCTTTTTCTCTGGGGGCGTTTCCCGGACGTCCCGGATTCCCTGCCGCTCGCGGAAGCCGCCCAGAAGGAAGGCCTCATGCTTGCCCCGGGTGCGGTGTTCCGCCCGAACCTGCAGGCCAGCCCCTGGATGCGCTTCAACGTTGCCGTTTGCGAAGATCCACAGGTTCTGGAGCGGCTGCAGCGGCAGACCGCGGCGTTTCGAGACCGGACGCTGGAGCTGGAAGCGGTGAGATAG
- a CDS encoding GlxA family transcriptional regulator, which yields MIDVTVVLVNDGYASTAIAPLEVFSSAGVLLNAFAGETPRPQFRVQVASLDGQPVQSAHQLAVSPQTSISEIEKTDLIVVSAIGLDVDGALAAHRPLLDWLCHWNAHGAGVAAACAGVSFLAEAGLLDGRRATTHWALAQEFAQRYPKVDWHPEAFITEDAGVYCGGGVYGVIDLSLYLVEKFCGHDIALDCARSMLVEMPRVNQAGFAVLPLTSRHDDGAIRKAEEWLHAHFHEDVKLEGLAAQLGMSPRNFERRFKAATGMKARNYLQALRVAAARRMLEQGARSVQQVGSAVGYDDAAHFRTLFKRHTGLTPAAYRARFGREAERLPAGRS from the coding sequence ATGATCGATGTCACCGTGGTACTGGTCAATGACGGCTATGCTTCCACCGCCATCGCTCCGCTGGAGGTCTTCTCCTCAGCTGGCGTCTTGCTGAACGCCTTCGCAGGTGAAACCCCGCGGCCCCAGTTCCGGGTGCAGGTGGCCTCGCTCGATGGGCAGCCGGTGCAGAGTGCTCACCAGCTTGCTGTGTCGCCCCAGACATCGATTTCGGAAATCGAGAAGACGGATCTCATTGTCGTTTCGGCAATCGGGCTCGATGTGGATGGCGCCCTTGCTGCGCATCGTCCGTTGCTCGATTGGCTGTGCCATTGGAATGCGCACGGCGCCGGTGTAGCCGCTGCCTGTGCCGGTGTCTCCTTCCTGGCGGAAGCCGGTCTGCTCGATGGGCGGCGGGCCACCACGCACTGGGCACTGGCACAGGAGTTCGCGCAACGCTATCCGAAAGTGGACTGGCATCCGGAAGCCTTCATCACCGAGGACGCAGGCGTCTATTGCGGGGGCGGAGTCTATGGCGTGATCGACCTCAGCCTCTATCTTGTGGAGAAGTTCTGCGGCCATGACATTGCGCTGGATTGCGCCCGCTCGATGCTGGTGGAAATGCCTCGCGTCAACCAGGCAGGATTTGCCGTGTTGCCACTGACCAGCCGGCACGACGATGGAGCGATCCGCAAGGCAGAGGAATGGCTGCACGCACATTTCCATGAGGACGTGAAGCTGGAAGGGCTGGCGGCCCAGCTGGGCATGAGCCCGCGCAATTTCGAGCGCCGCTTCAAGGCGGCCACCGGGATGAAGGCGCGGAACTACCTGCAGGCCCTGCGCGTCGCAGCCGCCCGGCGGATGCTGGAGCAGGGCGCACGCTCCGTGCAGCAGGTGGGCAGCGCGGTGGGATATGACGATGCCGCCCACTTCCGGACGCTGTTCAAACGTCATACAGGCCTGACACCGGCCGCCTATCGTGCCCGCTTCGGGCGGGAAGCAGAGAGACTGCCTGCCGGGCGCAGTTGA
- a CDS encoding DUF4242 domain-containing protein, producing MPEYVIERNIPGIGNSAPEELREGARASCAALREVGPDIQWVHSYVTDDKFYCIFRAEHEGLIRDHAEKAGVPADTIAPVRGMMDPTSGE from the coding sequence ATGCCTGAGTACGTCATCGAAAGGAACATCCCCGGAATCGGCAATTCCGCACCTGAAGAGTTGAGGGAAGGCGCCCGAGCGTCCTGCGCCGCCCTGCGGGAAGTGGGGCCGGACATCCAGTGGGTTCACAGCTATGTCACCGACGACAAGTTCTACTGCATCTTCCGTGCGGAGCATGAGGGCTTGATTCGCGATCACGCGGAAAAGGCCGGGGTTCCAGCCGACACAATCGCGCCGGTCCGCGGCATGATGGACCCCACCTCTGGGGAATAG
- the gloA gene encoding lactoylglutathione lyase, with amino-acid sequence MAFSGETHPGTVKERPEETEGFTLNHSMLRVRDPEISLAFYSGVLGMKVLRRLDFPEMEFSLYFLTCLQDGDTPPEETGERTAWTFSQRGILELTHNWGTEKDPDATYHNGNDQPQGFGHICISVPDLDKAIDWFDRNGVTYVKRPEQGKMKDVAFIKDPDGYWIEIVEPARLKGMGQ; translated from the coding sequence ATGGCCTTTAGCGGCGAAACCCACCCCGGCACCGTCAAGGAACGTCCAGAGGAAACCGAGGGCTTCACCCTCAACCACTCCATGCTGCGCGTACGCGACCCGGAGATCTCGCTGGCCTTCTACAGCGGCGTCCTGGGCATGAAAGTGCTGCGCAGACTGGACTTCCCGGAAATGGAGTTCTCGCTCTACTTCCTGACCTGCCTGCAGGACGGGGACACGCCGCCGGAGGAGACAGGCGAGCGGACGGCCTGGACCTTCTCCCAGCGCGGCATCCTGGAACTCACCCACAACTGGGGAACGGAGAAGGATCCTGACGCGACCTATCACAACGGCAACGACCAGCCTCAGGGCTTCGGCCACATCTGCATCTCCGTGCCCGACCTGGACAAGGCGATCGACTGGTTCGACCGCAACGGCGTGACCTACGTGAAACGGCCCGAACAGGGCAAAATGAAGGACGTCGCCTTCATCAAGGACCCGGACGGCTACTGGATCGAGATCGTCGAACCGGCCCGGTTGAAAGGCATGGGACAATAA
- a CDS encoding HD domain-containing protein — protein MAEQHPRAWQRMLSGRRLDLLNPSPLDVEVEDIAHGLSRVARWNGQTRGNWAFSVAQHCLLVEDLCGIMKPDLQAHWRLAALLHDAQEYVVGDLISPFKAAVGWSYKALEKRLSSAVFLRFGLPGELPKTVEARIKRADQAAAYVEAIQLAGFEEKEARRLFRPPRGHDLSPARLPLVPQDPETAKTAYLERFAVLQSEMREKG, from the coding sequence TTGGCTGAACAACATCCGCGTGCCTGGCAGCGTATGCTGTCGGGCCGCAGGCTGGACCTGTTGAATCCCTCGCCCCTGGATGTGGAAGTCGAGGACATCGCCCATGGCCTTTCGCGCGTGGCACGCTGGAATGGGCAGACACGCGGGAACTGGGCCTTCAGTGTGGCGCAGCACTGCTTGCTGGTTGAGGATCTCTGCGGGATCATGAAGCCGGATTTACAGGCGCATTGGCGTCTTGCAGCCCTGCTGCACGATGCCCAGGAGTATGTGGTGGGCGACCTGATCTCGCCCTTCAAGGCGGCCGTGGGCTGGAGCTACAAGGCCCTGGAGAAGCGCCTGTCCAGCGCCGTTTTCCTGCGTTTCGGCCTGCCGGGCGAACTGCCCAAGACGGTGGAGGCGCGAATCAAGCGCGCGGACCAGGCGGCGGCCTATGTGGAGGCGATCCAGTTGGCCGGTTTCGAGGAAAAGGAGGCGCGGCGGCTGTTCCGGCCGCCACGCGGCCATGACCTGTCGCCCGCGCGCCTGCCGCTGGTGCCACAGGACCCGGAAACCGCGAAGACCGCTTATCTGGAGCGCTTTGCCGTTCTGCAGTCGGAGATGCGGGAAAAGGGGTGA
- a CDS encoding class I SAM-dependent methyltransferase: MTEQTSQIFPRRTNIDVLVENLPLDGLKVLDIGCGNGAMVRALAKRGATPMGVDPSEVEITAARSESPVADERYEVSGAEALPFQDNSFDAAIFFNSLHHIPAELMADGLEEAARVVKSQGLIYVAEPLAQGPHFQAMLPVEDETVMRAQAYDALRGFTGGKHCQELREIVYEAPILYPDFQAFRDRIVAADAQRADRIAEVEPELRAAFEGYAESQDDKYLFAQPMRINLLQVK, encoded by the coding sequence ATGACCGAACAGACATCACAGATCTTTCCTCGCCGGACGAACATTGACGTCCTTGTCGAAAACCTGCCGCTCGATGGCCTGAAGGTGCTGGACATCGGCTGTGGCAACGGAGCCATGGTGCGGGCCCTGGCCAAACGCGGCGCCACGCCCATGGGGGTGGATCCATCGGAAGTTGAAATCACCGCGGCACGCAGCGAGTCTCCCGTCGCAGACGAACGCTACGAGGTTTCGGGGGCCGAGGCCCTGCCCTTCCAGGACAACAGCTTCGATGCGGCCATCTTCTTCAACTCCCTGCATCATATTCCGGCCGAACTGATGGCCGATGGCCTGGAGGAAGCGGCCCGCGTGGTGAAGTCACAGGGCCTGATCTATGTGGCCGAGCCCCTGGCCCAGGGCCCGCATTTCCAGGCCATGCTGCCCGTTGAGGACGAAACCGTGATGCGCGCTCAGGCCTATGACGCCCTGCGCGGCTTCACCGGCGGCAAGCACTGCCAGGAACTGCGCGAAATCGTTTACGAGGCACCGATCCTCTATCCCGACTTCCAGGCATTCCGCGACCGGATCGTAGCCGCGGATGCCCAACGGGCCGACCGGATCGCAGAGGTGGAACCGGAATTGAGGGCCGCCTTCGAGGGCTACGCCGAAAGCCAGGATGACAAGTACCTCTTCGCCCAGCCCATGCGTATCAACCTGCTGCAGGTCAAATAG
- a CDS encoding FAS1-like dehydratase domain-containing protein, translating into MTDADLTAWIGRQERREDRIDANRANGLRATLESPDPLFREGDALPPLWHWTYFWDIAAQSELGPDGHPARGGFLPPVDLPRRMWAGGRLKWPGDLMVGGMAHRESTITSVQEKSGRSGRLVFVTVRHVISGDAGPAIEEEHDIVYREAPGKQEASPKPPAPPESPVRWQRRVETDATRLFRYSALTFNGHRIHYDHPYVTQDEGYPGLVVHGPMMATLMVELLRHSAPQRRVTGLDFRARSPVFAPASLGVFAADAEAAGAETERLETWVTGDAGALAMSGLAELG; encoded by the coding sequence ATGACGGATGCGGATCTGACGGCCTGGATCGGGCGGCAGGAACGGCGCGAGGACCGGATCGACGCCAACCGGGCGAACGGCCTGAGAGCAACCCTGGAGAGTCCGGATCCGCTTTTCCGTGAAGGCGATGCGCTGCCTCCGCTGTGGCACTGGACCTATTTCTGGGACATAGCCGCGCAGTCGGAGTTGGGTCCGGACGGGCATCCGGCGCGCGGCGGATTCCTGCCGCCTGTGGACCTGCCACGACGCATGTGGGCGGGGGGTCGCCTGAAATGGCCCGGGGATTTGATGGTCGGTGGGATGGCGCACCGCGAATCCACGATCACATCGGTCCAGGAGAAGTCAGGGCGGTCCGGGCGGCTGGTTTTCGTCACGGTTCGCCATGTCATTTCCGGGGACGCCGGACCGGCCATCGAGGAAGAGCACGACATCGTCTATCGTGAAGCGCCCGGCAAGCAGGAGGCGTCCCCCAAGCCACCGGCGCCTCCGGAGAGCCCCGTGCGCTGGCAGCGCCGTGTCGAGACCGATGCGACGCGCTTGTTCCGCTATTCCGCGCTAACCTTCAACGGGCACCGCATCCATTACGATCATCCCTATGTCACTCAGGATGAGGGCTATCCCGGTCTGGTGGTTCATGGACCGATGATGGCGACCCTGATGGTGGAGCTGTTGCGGCATTCGGCGCCACAGCGCCGCGTGACAGGACTGGATTTCCGTGCGCGCAGTCCGGTCTTTGCACCGGCCAGTCTGGGGGTCTTCGCTGCCGATGCGGAGGCGGCAGGCGCCGAAACGGAGCGGCTGGAAACCTGGGTGACAGGAGACGCGGGCGCCCTGGCCATGTCGGGATTGGCCGAACTTGGCTAG
- a CDS encoding aspartate aminotransferase family protein translates to MSTRPNSPAAKDIAYNLHAYTNARRHEETGPLIVDHGKGVHVYDDQGKDYIEGMGGLWCVALGFGEERLVKAATEQMQRLPYYHSFAQKSHEPSIELSERLLDMAPGDLSKVFYANSGSEANDTVVKLVWYYNNALGRPNKKKIISRIKGYHGVTVASASLTGLPTNHRDFDLPIDGILHTANPHHYHNAFPGESEEEFASRMAGQLEEMILREGPDTVAAFIGEPVMGAGGVIVPPKTYWEKIQRVCRKYDVLVIADEVICGFGRTGEMFGSDVFGINPDFLVVSKQITSAYMPLSAVLMTDQIYQAVADNSVKISTFGHGYTASAHPVATAVALENLKILEERKIVDHVKQVAPRLQDGLRRFADHPLVGEVRGIGLMAAVELIADKEKRSLFDPVGRVGFHLYDVAQKNGLILRNIGDSLAFCPPLIISEDEIDTLLDRFGQALDETYSWSTRTGVAAE, encoded by the coding sequence ATGTCGACTCGACCCAATTCGCCTGCGGCGAAGGACATCGCCTATAACCTGCATGCCTACACGAACGCGCGTCGGCACGAGGAGACTGGCCCGCTGATCGTGGATCACGGGAAGGGTGTCCATGTCTATGACGACCAGGGCAAGGACTACATCGAGGGCATGGGCGGCCTCTGGTGCGTCGCGCTGGGCTTCGGCGAGGAGCGACTGGTGAAGGCAGCGACCGAGCAGATGCAGCGCCTGCCCTACTATCACAGCTTTGCCCAGAAATCCCATGAGCCTTCCATCGAGCTGTCGGAGCGCCTGCTGGACATGGCGCCGGGCGACCTGAGCAAGGTCTTCTATGCCAACTCTGGCTCGGAAGCCAACGACACGGTCGTGAAGCTGGTCTGGTACTACAACAATGCGCTGGGTCGGCCGAACAAGAAGAAGATCATCTCGCGCATCAAGGGCTATCACGGCGTGACGGTGGCTTCGGCCAGCCTGACCGGCCTGCCGACCAATCACCGGGATTTCGACCTGCCCATCGACGGAATCCTGCACACCGCCAATCCGCACCACTATCACAACGCCTTCCCCGGAGAGAGCGAGGAAGAGTTCGCCAGCCGCATGGCCGGACAGCTCGAGGAGATGATCCTGCGCGAAGGCCCGGACACCGTTGCGGCCTTCATCGGCGAGCCGGTGATGGGGGCCGGTGGCGTGATCGTGCCGCCGAAGACCTATTGGGAGAAGATCCAGCGCGTCTGCCGCAAGTACGATGTCCTGGTGATCGCGGACGAGGTCATCTGTGGCTTCGGGCGTACCGGCGAGATGTTCGGCAGCGATGTCTTCGGTATCAATCCTGACTTCCTGGTGGTCTCGAAGCAGATCACCTCGGCCTACATGCCGCTGTCGGCGGTGCTGATGACCGACCAGATCTATCAGGCCGTGGCCGACAACTCGGTCAAGATCAGCACCTTCGGTCACGGTTACACGGCCAGTGCCCACCCGGTGGCCACGGCGGTGGCACTGGAGAACCTGAAGATCCTGGAGGAACGCAAGATCGTCGATCATGTGAAACAGGTCGCACCGCGCTTGCAGGACGGCCTGCGGCGCTTCGCCGACCATCCCCTGGTGGGCGAGGTGCGCGGCATCGGCCTGATGGCCGCGGTGGAACTGATTGCCGACAAGGAGAAGCGCAGCCTTTTCGATCCCGTGGGGCGCGTCGGTTTCCACCTGTACGACGTCGCACAGAAGAACGGCCTGATCCTGCGCAACATCGGGGATTCCCTGGCTTTCTGTCCGCCGCTGATCATCTCTGAGGACGAGATCGACACACTGCTGGACCGTTTCGGCCAGGCGCTCGACGAGACCTACAGCTGGAGCACCCGCACGGGCGTGGCCGCCGAATAA